One window of Metopolophium dirhodum isolate CAU chromosome 3, ASM1992520v1, whole genome shotgun sequence genomic DNA carries:
- the LOC132942072 gene encoding teneurin-m isoform X1 — protein MKSMILGYPPYGKANRAYQPYQHRGDSSDGECDEDTAEFQPNRHQHSLQHQYHRHRRPNHTYQQPGALLNTDTSGTSGNCSDATLTDSELAFTRDATLQLHDGGCLLNDSLRNPPDVPPRNPGTMSRLNGRLKGSGQGSNAGTMVHLAGDHQHPMDLDFEPSNCVIRTASGSVYIQPDMTKSVLDYKNTSSCSSPSKTDIHKSSERCSLGYGVGMPVLPVRNNLRRPTSSHHFSSASRFQFQKGFASRCSWKCTSIVLIIVCLLMAVALTYITSSNLLRLSYQGPASCSVLVDENGGNGDSLAMPKSLNHTKTSENTGRWRDLETHARSKRSLERQRQNHRPLDLLDGGDGDVGANGDGTVVEHDNPVKDSLSSRTLNARTNRALPRQMYDAMMAVKSSSSKRLPPTRKHRKRQASDMIVYRKDSDDDDDGNIMAGSVDIVPLDSEHRIRVNLTIASDDDSAGSPMYALSLSLPRADQVEPVRVPAAVVNPPNSVPPLLQSPGAECDCFCPCLGQDDDDDDGGDRMVTANIVPTISSTFSPIGNTTTDTIWSTEYFTTESPEPTVDVISCPPPVLLFCDTGSKLFPVRTAPPDGTTFAQITLGDTIDGEIPAFGYWNVQFYHPRAAYVRFNYDFPRGASIAVYGRRNALPTHTQYEILELLNGFQSRQTRSTHPIIKKEVTHYLEPGHWFVSMYNDDGDLTTLTFSASVSQDMTLSCPNGCSGKGECMVGHCQCNPGFSGDDCSDSVCPVLCSQRGEYINGECQCNPGWKGKECNLRHDECEVPDCNGHGYCTNGKCICALGFKGKFCSEVDCPNPNCSGHGVCVEGTCICKKGWKGVNCDEMDKDALQCLPDCSGHGTFDLEAQTCQCEPMWSGEDCSKELCDLDCGTHGHCVGDTCACHSGWSGQYCNLKLCDNRCNEHGQCKNGTCLCVTGWNGKHCTLEGCPNSCSGHGQCRVNSDNVWQCKCSDGWDGLDCNTQLERDCNDNIDNDKDGLMDCEDPECCLNHLCRSSQHCVSSPKPIDILLRKQPPAITASFFERTKFLIEEGSLQNYVRPDTFNESIFWSHFNTSRSAVIRGRVVTSTGMGLMGVRVSTNIAPEGFTLTREDGWFDLLVNGGGAVTLQFGRSPFKAQTQIVNVPWNEIVIIETIVMSLTEDKGIQLSGQACKAHDYDLMKPVVLASWKHGFQGSWSDKSAVLAESQVVQESFQIPGTGLNLVYHSSRSAGYLSTIQLQLTPETIPSTLKLIHLRITIEGILFEKTFEADPVIKYTYAWNRLNVYRQNVYGVTTALVKVGYEYTDCRNIVWDVQTTKLSGNDMSISEVGSWNLDIHHRYNFHEGILQKGDGSNIYLKQKPRIILTTMGDGHQRPLDCIDCDGDNGLKQRLLAPVALASAPDGSIYVGDFNLIRRIMTDGTVKTVVRLNVTRVSYRYHIAVSPLDGSLFISDPESHQILKVKNPNNFSDPDHNWEPAVGSGERCLPGDEAHCGDGALARDAKLAYPKGVAISSDNILYFADGTNIRMVDKDGLVSTLIGNHMHKSHWKPIPCEGTLNTGEVHLRWPTDLSINPLDNTLHIIDDHMVLKLTTDNRLKVIAGRPMHCPPVGRTGLNTDQELAIQTALVMPQSIAFAPNGNMYVAESDSQRTNRIRVISTEGKISRFAGTESKCNCLDRGCDCYEEDHYLAATAKFNTISSISVSPDGVVHVADQANYRIRSIMSRSPEATATREYEVYSPTTQELYVFNRFGQHITTRNILTGETSYQFTYNQFTSSGKLSSVTDAAGNKVFLLRDHAQQVNSIENTKGQKCRLRMSRMKLLTEVNTPDNYNITFDYYGPSGLLRSKLDSAGRGYVYTYDDFGRLIGAVTPTGKLIRLAFDLSVKGATVMVYNDDSQPITMLIKGTSVETKLGGSEEHTSITSEGDIVSETSWGNRVTIESVPYAVLMEANSVLVESYPVPGKLKTEIGSELANRFEWRYYLRGQSGGKLKPGEAKSVAQVGKKLRINGENIVSLEFDRDSGTVAAFIDEHIELINITYDIAGRPFRWGPRNKIYSEVELTYDRFSRLSVWRWGDLKEMYGYDRAGRLAEIRYADGKSTLYVFKDMFSSLPLKVTTPRGSDYLLQYDESGALQSLTTPRGHIHAFSIQTSLGFYKYQYHSPVSPHPYELRYDDNTNILAKIYPHQSGRVSYLYDQHGNIEIILAGLLSIHYTYQVNTNLVKNINVVEPGFELKHEIRYHLGMIKDERYLFSAKCGLHNTHLKYQTDGNARVTSIDVTIGNKELSQLKLKYNQNIGTLESISDLRIYKNTFNKTVIHDTAKQFFSISEYDNHGRLKSIMTNIKSMDVYRMELEYDVRNRISSQKITLGRTKIQNTMTYSADGHLFEVAGSSDWKYIYDENGNIIGVMDYGQKLTLGYDVGDRVVQVADVQLYSYDTRGFVSKRGETHLNYNDMGLLSDATESDRFSVSYYYDHKNRLLGIRNAGENVTQFLYTDPQRPNLVMAIHYPSTGRTFHYLYDDRNTLIAIDSPEQRFFVATDQNGSPLAVFDVSGNIIKEITRTPFGGLRKDSHPDLYIPIDFHGGILDPHTRLIYLDKKWYDPSVGQWITPDWERLSSRLSYPTDIFIYRFQNNDPISSSSAQNINYMTDLNSWLKLYGYDIGNMIGSSYTRTQLHQPSAKVSSPQLTPQFNVVSGLQCIVEKEMALFGEFGFIPEPLLKMETQTRNLLPRVAFQRSIFGEGVLVSRSNEGLALISVVDGDNSVVQDVVMSVFNGSYFLDLHFEQHDKDLFYFVKDNALKQNDDMEELKRLGGMFNVTTHETADGKELRLLSAEALISIRYGTDPQQERHRLLKHAHKRAVERAWESERLLVAAGSRGARAEWNAEEREELVNRGRVDGYEGVVIHDVSGHRPQLADDPGNVRFQKSPNRKKRNRRTHYKKTTKDE, from the exons GTTGTCTGCTAAACGATTCTTTGAGAAATCCACCAGATGTGCCACCGAGAAATCCCGGCACGATGAGTAGGTTGAACGGTCGGCTGAAGGGTTCCGGACAGGGATCCAATGCCGGCACGATGGTACATCTTGCAGGAGACCATCAACACCCGATGGACTTAGACTTTGAACCATCCAATTGTGTCATAAGAACTGCTTCCGGGTCCGTTTACATACAGCCGG ACATGACGAAAAGTGTGTTGGACTACAAGAATACGTCATCATGCAGTAGTCCTTCTAAGACTGATATTCATAAATCATCGGAAAg GTGCTCTTTAGGTTACGGTGTAGGCATGCCGGTACTACCAGTCAGGAATAACCTGAGACGACCAACGTCTTCTCATCATTTTTCATCCGCGTCTCGGTTCCAGTTCCAAAAAGGTTTCGCTTCCCGGTGTTCATGGAAGTGCACGTCAATAGTGTTAATAATTGTGTGCTTATTGATGGCTGTTGCATTAACTTATATCACGT CATCAAACCTTTTGCGGTTATCGTACCAAGGTCCAGCATCGTGTTCGGTGCTGGTCGATGAGAATGGTGGAAACGGTGACTCACTGGCCATGCCGAAATCGCTGAACCACACGAAAACTTCGGAAAACACAGGTAGGTGGCGAGACCTAGAAACCCACGCACGTAGTAAACGTAGTTTGGAAAGACAACGTCAAAATCACCGGCCACTGGACTTGCTTGACGGCGGTGATGGTGACGTTGGAGCTAACGGTGATGGTACGGTAGTTGAGCATGATAACCCGGTAAAAGATAGTTTATCCTCTCGCACGCTTAACGCACGTACTAACAGAGCTTTGCCCCGACAAATGTACGACGCCATGATGGCGGTGAAGTCTTCGTCGTCCAAACGGCTACCGCCGACCCGCAAACATCGGAAACGGCAGGCTTCTGACATGATTGTGTACCGGAAGGATTCCGATGACGATGATGACGGCAATATCATGGCTGGAAGCGTGGACATCGTGCCGTTGGATTCCGAACACCGCATCCGGGTAAATCTGACGATAGCGTCTGACGATGACTCAGCTGGAAGTCCGATGTACGCCTTGTCCCTGTCGTTGCCCAGAGCCGATCAGGTGGAACCTGTAAGAGTCCCTGCTGCCGTCGTGAATCCACCGAACTCTGTGCCGCCATTGCTGCAATCGCCCGGTGCAGAGTGCGATTGTTTCTGTCCGTGTCTCGGTcaagacgacgacgatgacgacggcgGGGATAGAATGGTCACGGCTAATATCGTACCGACAATTTCTTCGACTTTCTCACCGATCGGTAACACGACGACTGATACGATTTGGAGTACAGAGTATTTTACAACCGAATCTCCCGAACCGACTGTGGACGTCATTTCGTGTCCTCCTCCCGTTTTGCTGTTTTGTGACACAG GGTCAAAGTTATTCCCGGTCAGGACGGCACCACCCGACGGTACTACTTTTGCGCAGATAACATTAGGCGATACAATTGACGGAGAAATACCGGCATTCGGCTACTGGAATGTCCAGTTTTATCATCCGCGAGCTGCCTACGTAAGGTTCAACTATGACTTTCCCAGAGGCGCCAGCATTGCCGTGTACGGGCGAAGGAACGCACTACCCACGCACACCCAGTACGAGATATTGGAGCTGCTCAACGGCTTTCAATCCCGACAGACCCGGTCCACACAC CCGATCATCAAAAAGGAAGTTACACATTATCTGGAACCAGGTCACTGGTTTGTTTCGATGTATAATGACGATGGAGATTTAACTACGTTGACGTTCTCAGCATCAGTTTCGCAAGACATGACTTTGAGTTGTCCTAATGGATGTAGTGGTAAAGGGGAATGCATGGTAGGCCATTGTCAGTGCAACCCTGGATTTAGCGGAGACGACTGCAGTGACA gTGTTTGTCCAGTATTATGCAGCCAAAGAGGCGAGTACATCAATGGCGAATGCCAGTGCAACCCTGGATGGAAAGGCAAAGAGTGTAATCTGAGACACGATGAATGTGAAGTGCCCGATTGCAATGGTCACGGTTACTGCACGAATGGTAAATGTATCTGTGCACTTGGATTCAAAGGGAAATTTTGTTCGGAag TGGACTGCCCAAATCCAAATTGTAGTGGCCACGGGGTTTGCGTTGAGGGAACTTGTATCTGCAAAAAAGGTTGGAAGGGCGTGAACTGTGATGAAATGGATAAAGATGCCCTACAATGTCTGCCCGATTGCTCGGGACACGGAACGTTCGATTTAGAAGCACAGACGTGTCAGTGTGAACCCATGTGGTCTGGTGAAGATTGTTCTAAAG aattGTGCGACTTGGACTGTGGTACACATGGACATTGTGTAGGTGATACTTGTGCCTGTCATTCTGGTTGGTCTGGTCAGTATTGCAATTTAAAACTATGTGATAACCGATGCAATGAGCATGGACAATGCAAAAATGGCACTTGTTTGTGCGTCACTGGTTGGAATGGAAAACATTGTACACTCGAAGGATGTCCAAATAGTTGTTCTGGACACGGGCAGTGTCGGGTAAACAGCGACAACGTATGGCAATGTAAATGTTCCGACGGATGGGATGGTTTGGATTGTAATACTCAATTAGAACGTGATTGTAAcgataatattgataatgacAAAG ATGGTCTTATGGACTGTGAAGATCCGGAATGTTGTTTAAACCATTTGTGCCGTAGTAGTCAGCACTGCGTGTCATCGCCAAAGCCCATTGACATACTCTTACGTAAACAACCACCGGCAATAACTGCATCGTTTTTCGAACGAACAAAATTTTTAATCGAAGAAGGCAGTCTACAAAATTATGTTAGACCTGATACATTCAATGAAag CATTTTCTGGAGTCACTTCAACACGAG ccgATCGGCTGTTATTCGCGGTCGAGTTGTTACGTCAACTGGAATGGGATTAATGGGAGTTCGGGTTAGCACGAATATTGCACCCGAAGGATTCACATTAACTCGTGAAGATGGTTGGTTTGATTTATTGGTAAATGGAGGAGGAGCTGTAACTTTGCAGTTTGGTAGAAGTCCATTTAAAGCACAGACTCAAATTGTAAACGTTCCTTGGAATGAG ATCGTTATTATTGAGACAATAGTGATGTCACTGACTGAAGATAAAGGTATTCAGCTTAGCGGACAAGCTTGCAAAGCTCACGATTATGATCTTATGAAACCCGTCGTATTAGCATCCTGGAAACACGGTTTTCAAGGATCTTGGTCTGATAAGAGTGCGGTTTTAGCTGAATCTCAg gtcGTACAAGAAAGCTTCCAAATTCCGGGAACAGGTTTAAATTTGGTTTATCATAGCTCCAGATCAGCTGGATATTTATCTACAATACAATTACAACTCACACCCGAGACAATTCCATCAACTTTGAAATTGATTCACTTACGAATAACTATAGAAGGaattctttttgaaaaaacattcgAGGCTGATcctgttataaaatatacgtacgCTTGGAACAGACTTAATGTTTATCGTCAAAACGTATATGGAGTCACAACAGCTTTGGTTAAGGTCGGATATGAATATACCGATTGCCGGAATATTGTTTGGGACGTTCAGACAACCAAACTGAGTGGAAATGATATGAGCATATCAGAAGTAGGCTCTTGGAATCTAGATATTCACCATCGCTACAATTTTCACGAAGGCATACTACAAAAGGGTGATGGAtcgaatatttatttgaaacaaaaGCCTAGAATTATATTGACTACTATGGGTGATGGACATCAAAGACCATTAGATTGTATAGACTGTGATGGCGATAATGGCTTAAAACAGAGACTTCTGGCTCCAGTCGCACTAGCTTCTGCCCCAGATGGCTCTATATATGTTGGCGATTTTAATCTGATTCGACGTATTATGACAGACGGCACAGTAAAAACCGTTGTCAGATTAAA tgttaCGAGGGTGTCATATCGGTATCATATCGCCGTTAGTCCTTTAGATGGATCATTGTTTATTTCTGATCCAGAGAGTCATCAAATTCTGAAAGTTAAGAACCCAAATAACTTCTCCGATCCAGATCATAACTGGGAACCAGCAGTTGGATCGGGCGAACGTTGTCTACCGGGAGATGAAGCGCATTGTGGGGATGGTGCATTAGCTAGAGATGCGAAATTAGCGTACCCCAAAG gtgttGCTATATCTTCAGACAACATTTTATACTTTGCCGATGGGACAAATATTCGGATGGTGGACAAAGATGGTTTAGTATCCACTTTGATTGGTAACCATATGCATAAATCACACTGGAAACCTATACCTTGTGAAGGGACTTTAAACACAGGCGAAGTGCATCTAAGGTGGCCAACCGATCTTAGTATCAATCCCTTAGATAATACTTTACACATTATCGACGACCACATGGTACTGAAGTTGACCACAGATAACAGATTAAAAGTTATTGCCGGCCGTCCAATGCACTGCCCACCCGTTGGACGTACTGGTCTAAATACGGATCAGGAATTAGCTATACAAACCGCATTAGTTATGCCTCAGAGTATTGCTTTTGCACCTAATGGCAATATGTATGTCGCTGAATCGGATTCACAGAGAACAAATAGGATTAGAGTCATAA gcACTGAAGGTAAGATTTCACGTTTCGCCGGTACAGAGTCAAAATGTAATTGTTTGGACCGTGGGTGTGACTGCTATGAAGAAGACCATTATTTAGCAGCAACTgcaaagtttaatacaatttcatCGATCTCTGTATCTCCCGATGGTGTAGTCCATGTAGCAGATCAAGCAAATTACAG AATAAGATCTATTATGTCGAGGTCTCCAGAAGCGACAGCTACACGCGAATACGAAGTTTACTCACCAACCACTCAAGAACTTTATGTTTTCAACCGTTTTGGTCAACATATCACAACTCGTAATATTCTTACTGGAGAGACTAGCTATCAATTCACTTACAATCAATTCACCAGTAGTGGAAAACTAAGTTCTGTTACTGATGCAGCTGGCAATAAAGTGTTCTTATTAAGAGATCATGCACAGCAAGTCAATTCAATCGAAAATACTAAAGGCCAAAAATGTAGACTACGCATGTCTCGTATGAAACTGTTAACGGAGGTTAACACTCccgataattataatataacttttgatTATTACGGACCGTCTGGTTTATTACGATCAAAGTTAGATTCAGCCGGTAGGGGTTATGTGTACACATACGATGATTTTGGACGATTAATTGGTGCTGTTACGCCTACTGGAAAACTCATTAGATTGGCATTTGACTTGAGCGTAAAAGGAGCAACTGTAATGGTATACAACGATGATAGTCAACCAATAACAATGTTGATTAAGGGAACGTCTGTAGAAACCAAattag GTGGTTCAGAGGAACATACATCAATAACTAGTGAAGGTGATATTGTATCGGAGACGTCTTGGGGAAATCGAGTGACAATTGAGTCAGTTCCTTATGCTGTACTTATGGAAGCAAACTCAGTATTAGTTGAGAGTTACCCTGTGCcaggaaaattaaaaactgaaataggATCTGAATTGGCCAATAGGTTTGAATGGAGATACTATTTAAGAGGACAATCGGGCGGAAAATTGAAACCTGGtgaag CTAAATCTGTCGCACAAGTGGGTAAAAAATTACGAATTAACGGTGAAAATATTGTATCTCTTGAGTTTGACCGAGATAGTGGGACCGTGGCAGCATTTATTGACGAACACAttgaactaataaatataacctACGATATCGCTGGAAGACCGTTTAGATGGGGACCTAg gaacaaaatatattcagaaGTGGAGTTGACATATGATCGTTTTAGTAGACTTAGTGTATGGCGTTGGGGTGACCTTAAAGAAATGTATGGTTATGATAGAGCTGGTCGACTAGCTGAAATTCGTTATGCAGATGGTAAATCTACGCTTTACGTTTTCAAAGATATGTTTAGTAGTTTG CCGTTGAAAGTGACTACCCCTAGAGGAAGTGATTACCTATTACAATACGACGAATCTGGAGCTCTTCAGTCACTAACAACTCCTAGAGGACACATTCACGCTTTTTCAATACAAACTTCATTAGGTTTCTATAAGTACCAATATCATTCACCAGTAAGCCCACACCCATATGAATTAAGATACGATGACAACACGAATATTTTGGCGAAAATTTATCCACATCAATCCGGCCGTGTATCTTACTTATACGACCAACATGGaaacattgaaataatattagctG gaCTGTTATCCATACACTATACCtatcaagtcaatacaaatttggtaaaaaatataaatgtagttGAACCTGGTTTTGAGTTAAAACATGAAATTCGTTATCATCTTGGTATGATCAAGGACGAACGTTATTTGTTTAGTGCAAAATGTGGATTACATAATACACATTTGAA ataccAAACAGATGGAAATGCACGCGTAACTTCTATTGATGTCACTATCGGTAACAAAGAACTTTCccagttaaaactaaaatataatcaaaatattgggACACTAGAAAGCATAAGTGACTTGAGAATTTACAAGAATACTTTTAATAAAACTGTCATACATGATACCGCCAAACAATTCTTCTCTATATCTGAATATGACAATCATGGTCGTTTGAAGTCGATTATGACTAACATTAAGTCTATGGATgtgtatag aatGGAATTAGAATATGATGTCAGAAATAGAATTTCGTCTCAAAAGATTACTCTGGGCAgaacaaaaatccaaaatacaatgACTTACAGCGCTGATGGTCATTTGTTTGAAGTGGCTGGTAGTAGTGACTGGAAGTATATCTACGATGAAAATGGCAACATTATTGGTGTCATGGACTACGGTCAAAAATTGACATTGGGTTATGATGTCGGTGATAGAGTGGTTCAG GTAGCTGACGTTCAACTTTATAGTTATGATACTCGTGGTTTTGTATCCAAACGAGGAGAAACTCACTTGAACTATAACGACATGGGATTACTCAGCGATGCTACTGAAAGTGACCGTTTTAGTGTTTCTTATTACTACGATCACAAAAATCGGTTATTAGGTATCAGGAACGCTGGCGAAAACGTAACGCAATTCCTTTATACCGACCCTCAACGGCCTAATTTAGTAATGGCTATACACTACCCAAGTACAGGAAGAACTTTCCATTACTTGTATGACGATCGTAACACTTTGATTGCAATTGATTCACCTGAACAAag ATTCTTTGTTGCAACCGATCAAAACGGCTCTCCATTGGCTGTTTTTGATGTTTCTGGAAACATAATTAAAGAGATCACAAGAACGCCATTTGGTGGGCTCAGAAAAGATAGCCATCCGGACTTATACATTCCAATTGACTTCCATGGTGGAATTTTGGACCCGCATACTAGGCTGATTTATCTTGATAAAAAGTGGTACGACCCTTCTGTTGGTCAATGGATCACTCCTGACTGGGAACGATTATCGTCAAGGCTTAGCTATCCCACAGACATCTTTATCTATagattccaaaataatgatCCTATCAGTTCGAGTAGTGcgcaaaatattaattatatgacag ACTTGAACAGTTGGTTGAAACTGTATGGTTATGATATTGGAAACATGATCGGATCGTCTTACACTAGAACTCAACTGCATCAACCAAGTGCAAAGGTGTCTTCTCCACAACTTACTCCTCAGTTTAATGTCGTATCTGGACTTCAGTGTATTGTAgaaaag GAAATGGCACTGTTTGGCGAATTCGGCTTCATTCCCGAGCCACTGTTGAAGATGGAAACCCAGACGAGAAACCTGTTGCCTAGAGTGGCATTCCAGAGATCCATATTTGGCGAGGGCGTGTTGGTATCTCGTAGCAACGAAGGTCTAGCGCTAATATCTGTAGTGGACGGTGACAACAGCGTCGTACAAGATGTCGTCATGTCTGTGTTCAACGGGTCGTATTTCTTGGACTTACATTTCGAACAACACGACAAGGACCTTTTCTATTTCGTCAAG GACAACGCGTTGAAGCAGAACGATGACATGGAAGAGCTGAAACGGCTGGGTGGCATGTTCAATGTGACCACACACGAGACAGCAGATGGCAAGGAGCTGAGACTTTTGAGCGCCGAGGCGCTGATATCGATTCGGTACGGTACGGACCCGCAACAGGAACGTCACCGGTTGCTCAAGCATGCGCACAAGCGAGCTGTGGAGCGGGCATGGGAATCGGAGCGTTTGTTGGTGGCAGCCGGGTCAAGGGGTGCCAGGGCCGAGTGGAATGCCGAAGAGCGGGAGGAGCTGGTGAACCGTGGCCGGGTGGACGGGTATGAGGGAGTAGTCATACATGACGTCAGTGGCCACCGGCCGCAGCTAGCCGATGACCCCGGAAACGTAAGGTTCCAGAAGTCGCCAAACCGAAAGAAGCGAAACAGACGGACGCATTACAAAAAGACCACCAAGGACGAATGA